In one Gossypium hirsutum isolate 1008001.06 chromosome D09, Gossypium_hirsutum_v2.1, whole genome shotgun sequence genomic region, the following are encoded:
- the LOC107890747 gene encoding probable prolyl 4-hydroxylase 12 translates to MIEERISAWTFLPKENSKPLYVQHYGLEETEQNLDYFGNKSTWALSEPLMATVILYLSNVTKGGEILFPDSESKSETWSDCTKTSNIQKPVKGNAVLFFTTHLNGSPDSSSPHARCPVLEGEMWFATKFFYLRAVTGETISFDSSRNECSDEDPSCPEWAAVGECQRNPVFMVGSPDYYGTCRKSCNAC, encoded by the exons ATGATTGAGGAAAGAATTTCAGCTTGGACTTTCCTTCCTAAAG AGAATAGTAAGCCTCTATATGTTCAGCACTATGGACTTGAGGAGACTGAACAAAACTTGGATTATTTTGGCAATAAATCGACATGGGCTTTAAGTGAGCCTTTGATGGCAACTGTGATTTTGTACCTTTCAAATGTTACCAAAGGCGGTGAGATCCTTTTCCCTGACTCAGAG TCAAAGAGTGAGACATGGTCAGATTGTACAAAGACCAGCAATATCCAAAAACCTGTAAAGGGAAATGCCGTTCTGTTCTTCACGACTCACCTCAATGGATCTCCTGACAGTAGTAGCCCGCACGCAAGATGCCCTGTTCTTGAAGGAGAAATGTGGTTTGCTACGAAATTCTTCTACCTAAGGGCTGTGACGGGAGAAACGATATCGTTTGACTCCAGCAGAAATGAATGTTCAGATGAAGATCCCAGTTGTCCTGAATGGGCTGCTGTTGGGGAATGCCAGAGGAACCCTGTTTTTATGGTTGGTTCTCCTGATTACTATGGTACATGTAGGAAGAGTTGTAATGCTTGCTGA